Proteins encoded by one window of Nocardioides euryhalodurans:
- a CDS encoding AMP-binding protein, protein MTLLQHPREVWAPRVLDLASHGEKVAVQTASGRVTYADLARRVDDAAALLGATRRLVLVEGSNTLDSLVSYLAALTHGHVVLLAPPGHPSSQLVEAWDPDVVVGEGGLVERHDRPRHDLHPDLALLLSTSGSTGSPKLVRLSHDNLRSNATSIATYLGLTPQDRAVTSLPMHYCYGLSVVHSHLLTGAGLVLTDLSVVDECFWRLAREAGATSFAGVPYTFEQLEHAGLDEERLPTLRYVTQAGGRLPPDRVRAWAERGRRAGWELVVMYGQTEATARMAWLPPELATERPESIGRPVPGGSFRIDPVPEATDPGVGELVYTGPNVMMGYAVAPADLARGPELSELRTGDLAREVDGLVEVVGRRGRHAKLFGLRLDLDHLERLVGDDLEVRCVVVDEAFHAFHTRRRGSDRVRAALAEASGLPASAIRVTTLDALPRTASGKPDLTALAEQARLVDADAEPDDDEVSPEAVRRDYALVLGRPDATTSDSFTGLGGDSLSYVELATRLGRRLGDAPPDWHLRTVDELVTSSRPRPGVRLDTSVVLRVTAILAIVGTHANLFTVVGGAHLLLAVAGHNFARFQLAAPTRERRLRHGLASLAQLVLPASLWIGAVGLVAGTYGPATTFFLNGLLGSDEWTKQWQFWFLESLVWVTVGALALVAVPALDRLERRSPYAVAIGLVLSALAVRFAWVGLHAGATERYTVGVVAWWFLLGWAATRADSPARRWLVVALAAVGTFGFFGDPVREALIVGGIALLVLAPTVRVPRRLVGPVSVVASSSLFVYLTHWQVYPHLEDVFPLGATVSSFAVGTTVWWACRPALRRVGRLLNP, encoded by the coding sequence GTGACGCTGCTGCAGCATCCCCGCGAGGTGTGGGCACCCCGGGTGCTCGACCTCGCCTCCCACGGGGAGAAGGTCGCGGTCCAGACGGCCTCCGGCCGGGTGACGTACGCCGACCTCGCCCGTCGTGTCGACGACGCCGCCGCGCTGCTCGGCGCGACCCGCCGGCTCGTGCTCGTCGAGGGCAGCAACACCCTGGACAGCCTGGTCTCCTACCTCGCAGCGCTCACCCACGGCCACGTCGTGCTGCTGGCGCCGCCGGGCCACCCCTCGTCCCAGCTGGTCGAGGCGTGGGACCCCGACGTCGTCGTCGGCGAGGGCGGTCTCGTCGAGCGCCACGACCGGCCACGTCACGACCTGCACCCCGACCTGGCGCTGCTGCTGAGCACCTCCGGGTCGACCGGGTCCCCCAAGCTGGTACGGCTCTCCCACGACAACCTCCGCAGCAACGCGACCAGCATCGCGACGTACCTCGGGCTCACCCCGCAGGACCGCGCCGTCACCTCGCTGCCGATGCACTACTGCTACGGCCTCTCGGTCGTGCACAGCCACCTGCTGACCGGCGCCGGACTGGTGCTGACCGACCTCTCGGTCGTCGACGAGTGCTTCTGGAGGCTCGCGCGCGAGGCCGGCGCGACGTCCTTCGCCGGTGTCCCCTACACCTTCGAGCAGCTCGAGCACGCCGGCCTCGACGAGGAGCGGCTGCCGACGCTGCGCTACGTCACGCAGGCCGGCGGGCGGCTCCCACCCGACCGGGTCCGCGCCTGGGCCGAGCGGGGCCGGCGGGCCGGCTGGGAGCTGGTCGTGATGTACGGGCAGACCGAGGCGACCGCCCGGATGGCGTGGTTGCCCCCCGAGCTGGCCACCGAGCGCCCGGAGAGCATCGGCCGGCCGGTCCCGGGCGGGTCGTTCCGCATCGACCCGGTGCCGGAGGCGACCGACCCCGGGGTCGGCGAGCTCGTCTACACCGGCCCCAACGTGATGATGGGGTACGCCGTCGCGCCGGCCGACCTGGCCCGCGGCCCGGAGCTGTCCGAGCTCCGCACCGGCGACCTCGCCCGCGAGGTCGACGGCCTCGTGGAGGTGGTCGGCCGCCGCGGGCGGCACGCCAAGCTCTTCGGGCTGCGGCTGGACCTCGACCACCTCGAGCGGCTCGTCGGCGACGACCTCGAGGTGCGGTGCGTGGTCGTCGACGAGGCGTTCCACGCCTTCCACACCCGGCGCCGCGGCTCCGACCGGGTGCGCGCCGCCCTCGCGGAGGCCAGCGGGCTGCCGGCCAGCGCGATCCGGGTCACCACCCTCGACGCCCTCCCCCGCACCGCCAGCGGCAAGCCGGACCTGACCGCCCTGGCCGAGCAGGCGCGGCTGGTCGACGCGGACGCCGAGCCCGACGACGACGAGGTCTCCCCCGAGGCGGTCCGCCGCGACTACGCCCTGGTCCTGGGCCGGCCCGACGCCACGACCAGCGACAGCTTCACCGGGCTCGGCGGCGACTCGCTGTCCTACGTCGAGCTGGCCACCCGGCTCGGTCGCCGGCTGGGCGACGCCCCGCCCGACTGGCACCTGCGCACCGTGGACGAGCTCGTCACCTCGTCACGCCCGCGCCCCGGCGTACGCCTCGACACCAGCGTGGTGCTGCGGGTGACGGCGATCCTCGCCATCGTCGGCACCCACGCCAACCTGTTCACGGTCGTCGGCGGCGCCCACCTGCTGCTCGCCGTCGCCGGCCACAACTTCGCCCGCTTCCAGCTCGCCGCCCCCACCCGGGAGCGGCGGCTGCGCCACGGGCTGGCCTCCCTCGCCCAGCTGGTGCTGCCGGCGTCGCTGTGGATCGGGGCGGTGGGGCTGGTCGCCGGCACGTACGGCCCCGCGACGACGTTCTTCCTCAACGGCCTGCTCGGCAGCGACGAGTGGACGAAGCAGTGGCAGTTCTGGTTCCTGGAGTCGCTGGTCTGGGTCACGGTCGGGGCGCTGGCGCTGGTCGCGGTCCCCGCCCTCGACCGGCTCGAGCGGCGCTCGCCGTACGCGGTCGCGATCGGGCTGGTGCTCTCCGCGCTGGCCGTCCGCTTCGCGTGGGTCGGGCTGCATGCCGGCGCGACGGAGCGCTACACGGTCGGCGTGGTCGCGTGGTGGTTCCTGCTCGGCTGGGCCGCCACCCGGGCGGACTCGCCCGCCCGGAGGTGGCTGGTCGTGGCGCTGGCCGCGGTCGGGACCTTCGGATTCTTCGGCGACCCGGTCCGCGAGGCGCTGATCGTCGGCGGGATCGCGCTGCTGGTGCTGGCGCCGACCGTCCGGGTGCCGCGCCGGCTGGTCGGCCCGGTGTCGGTCGTCGCCTCGTCCTCGCTGTTCGTCTACCTGACCCACTGGCAGGTCTACCCCCACCTCGAGGACGTCTTCCCGCTGGGCGCGACCGTGTCCTCGTTCGCGGTCGGCACCACCGTCTGGTGGGCCTGCCGCCCGGCGCTGCGCCGCGTCGGCCGCCTGCTCAACCCGTGA
- a CDS encoding acyl-CoA dehydrogenase family protein has protein sequence MSFELSPEHEQFRRTVRDFAEKEIAPHAAAWDREHHFPTDVVQKMGQLGLMGLTAPEEYGGSGLAGEDGGFTSLCLAIEEIGRVDQSMGITLEAAVGLGINPILTYGTDEQKQTWLPDLVSGEKLAGFGLTEPGAGSDAGATRTRAVLDGGEWVVNGAKQFITNSGSEITSCVTVTARTGERADGRPEISAIIVPSGTAGFTAEKAYDKLGWHASDTHPLSFEDCRVPESHLLGDRGRGYAQFLATLDDGRVAIAALAVGCIQACLDLSLQYAGERQTFGGPIGRKQGLAFQISDLQVMLDASRLLTYKAAAMKDAMDAGHKVRTSDFKQAAAVAKLYATESAVTATRIATQVFGGYGFMEEYPVVRFYRDAKVLEIGEGTSEVQRMLIARGLGLPVE, from the coding sequence ATGAGCTTCGAGTTGTCCCCCGAGCACGAGCAGTTCCGCCGTACCGTTCGCGACTTCGCCGAGAAGGAGATCGCGCCCCACGCCGCCGCCTGGGACCGCGAGCACCACTTCCCGACCGACGTCGTGCAGAAGATGGGCCAGCTCGGGCTGATGGGCCTCACCGCCCCCGAGGAGTACGGCGGCTCCGGGCTGGCCGGCGAGGACGGCGGCTTCACCAGCCTGTGCCTGGCGATCGAGGAGATCGGTCGCGTCGACCAGTCGATGGGCATCACGCTCGAGGCCGCGGTCGGGCTCGGCATCAACCCGATCCTCACCTACGGCACGGACGAGCAGAAGCAGACCTGGCTGCCCGACCTCGTGAGCGGCGAGAAGCTGGCCGGCTTCGGGCTCACCGAGCCGGGCGCCGGCTCGGACGCCGGCGCGACCCGGACCAGGGCCGTGCTCGACGGCGGCGAGTGGGTCGTCAACGGCGCCAAGCAGTTCATCACCAACTCAGGTTCCGAGATCACCTCCTGCGTGACCGTCACGGCACGCACCGGAGAGCGCGCGGACGGGCGGCCGGAGATCTCCGCGATCATCGTGCCGTCGGGCACTGCCGGCTTCACCGCCGAGAAGGCCTACGACAAGCTCGGCTGGCACGCCTCCGACACCCACCCGTTGTCCTTCGAGGACTGCCGGGTGCCCGAGTCGCACCTGCTCGGTGACCGCGGCCGCGGCTACGCCCAGTTCCTCGCCACCCTCGACGACGGCCGGGTCGCCATCGCCGCGCTCGCCGTCGGCTGCATCCAGGCCTGCCTCGACCTCTCGCTGCAGTACGCCGGCGAGCGACAGACCTTCGGCGGGCCGATCGGCCGGAAGCAGGGCCTGGCCTTCCAGATCAGCGACCTCCAGGTGATGCTCGACGCCTCCCGGCTGCTGACCTACAAGGCAGCGGCGATGAAGGACGCCATGGACGCCGGCCACAAGGTCAGGACGTCGGACTTCAAGCAGGCCGCGGCCGTCGCCAAGCTCTACGCCACCGAGTCGGCGGTCACCGCCACCCGGATCGCGACGCAGGTGTTCGGCGGCTACGGCTTCATGGAGGAGTACCCCGTCGTCCGCTTCTACCGTGATGCCAAGGTGCTCGAGATCGGCGAGGGCACCAGCGAGGTGCAGCGGATGCTGATCGCCCGCGGGCTCGGGCTGCCGGTCGAGTGA
- a CDS encoding GtrA family protein, whose amino-acid sequence MGVRGQRLAGEVGRFLAVGLLATIVAIVLFNLLVHGFSAGDFAPLNEQPELAYVIANVTGMVISFKGTKQWAFRERSARHADGGVIAFIVINLATMTIPITCLWLSRNGLGLDDPLSDNVSANVIGLLLANAARFVLFRQYVFPRRDRAEAESVS is encoded by the coding sequence ATGGGAGTGAGGGGGCAGCGGCTCGCCGGTGAGGTGGGCCGTTTCCTGGCGGTGGGGCTGCTCGCCACGATCGTCGCCATCGTGCTGTTCAACCTGCTGGTCCACGGGTTCAGCGCCGGCGACTTCGCCCCCCTCAACGAGCAGCCGGAGCTCGCCTACGTCATCGCCAACGTGACCGGCATGGTGATCAGCTTCAAGGGCACCAAGCAGTGGGCCTTCCGGGAGCGCTCGGCGCGTCACGCCGACGGTGGCGTCATCGCCTTCATCGTCATCAACCTCGCCACGATGACGATCCCGATCACCTGCCTGTGGCTCAGCCGCAACGGGCTGGGCCTCGACGACCCGCTCTCGGACAACGTCTCCGCCAACGTGATCGGGCTGCTGCTCGCGAACGCGGCGCGCTTCGTGCTGTTCCGCCAGTACGTGTTCCCGCGGCGTGACCGGGCCGAGGCTGAGTCGGTCAGCTAG
- a CDS encoding DUF885 domain-containing protein, with protein sequence MTERHVDAIADQYVEDFARLDPVAATFIGVDGHDDRLTDLSPAGFAAREELARKALADATAATPVDEREAVAREAFLERVGLEVEMAEAGLVRSQLTVIASELHAVRQVFDLMPTEGEQAWRNIDARLAAVPEALAGLRTTLAEEAERGNVSAVRQYQAVVGQIESWTGRSGDGGPVFAGLVAGCEVDGMRPALEQHASAATEALDGFGRFVQEELVPRGRHQDACGREQYELASRYFLGAAVDLDETYAWGWQELKRLSDDMAATADRVLPGASYAEAVAHLEGDASRRIEGREAFRDWMQELADRTVAELADVHFDIPGPVRRIECMLAPTNDGGIYYTGPSEDFSRPGRMWWSVPDGIDSFSPWREVTTVFHEGVPGHHLQIGQTAYRSEVLNRWQRLMCWCSGHGEGWALYAERLMDELGHLDDPADRLGMLDAQSFRAARVIVDIGMHLELEIPEDNPFGFHPGETWTPDLGFEFMREHCAMEEAFIRFEVNRYLGWPGQAPSYKVGERIWLDARAQAQARAGDGFDLKTFHRQALDLGCLGLDPLQKALARL encoded by the coding sequence GTGACCGAACGACACGTCGACGCCATCGCTGACCAGTACGTCGAGGACTTCGCCCGCCTCGACCCCGTCGCCGCCACCTTCATCGGGGTGGACGGCCACGACGACCGGCTCACCGACCTCTCACCCGCCGGCTTCGCCGCCCGCGAGGAGCTCGCGCGCAAGGCGCTTGCCGACGCGACCGCCGCGACGCCGGTCGACGAGCGCGAGGCCGTGGCCCGCGAGGCCTTCCTCGAACGGGTCGGGCTCGAGGTCGAGATGGCCGAGGCCGGGCTGGTGCGCAGCCAGCTGACGGTCATCGCGAGCGAGCTGCACGCGGTCCGGCAGGTCTTCGACCTGATGCCCACCGAGGGCGAGCAGGCGTGGCGCAACATCGACGCCCGGCTCGCCGCGGTGCCCGAGGCCCTCGCCGGGCTGCGGACCACGTTGGCCGAGGAGGCCGAGCGGGGCAACGTCTCCGCCGTCCGCCAGTACCAGGCCGTGGTCGGCCAGATCGAGAGCTGGACCGGCCGCAGCGGCGACGGCGGGCCGGTGTTCGCCGGCCTGGTCGCGGGATGTGAGGTCGACGGGATGCGTCCTGCCCTGGAGCAGCACGCCTCCGCCGCGACCGAGGCCCTCGACGGCTTCGGCCGGTTCGTCCAGGAGGAGCTGGTGCCGCGAGGACGTCACCAGGACGCGTGCGGCCGCGAGCAGTACGAGCTGGCCTCGCGCTACTTCCTCGGGGCCGCGGTCGACCTGGACGAGACGTACGCCTGGGGCTGGCAGGAGCTCAAGCGGCTCTCCGACGACATGGCCGCGACCGCGGACCGGGTGCTGCCCGGCGCGTCGTACGCCGAGGCGGTGGCCCACCTCGAGGGCGACGCCTCGCGCCGGATCGAGGGCCGCGAGGCGTTCCGCGACTGGATGCAGGAGCTGGCCGACCGGACCGTCGCCGAGCTCGCCGACGTCCACTTCGACATCCCCGGACCGGTCCGTCGGATCGAGTGCATGCTCGCCCCCACCAACGACGGCGGCATCTACTACACCGGTCCGTCGGAGGACTTCAGCCGCCCCGGCCGGATGTGGTGGTCGGTGCCCGACGGGATCGACTCGTTCTCCCCGTGGCGCGAGGTGACCACCGTCTTCCACGAGGGCGTGCCCGGCCACCACCTGCAGATCGGCCAGACCGCCTACCGCAGCGAGGTCCTCAACCGCTGGCAGCGGTTGATGTGCTGGTGCAGCGGCCACGGCGAGGGCTGGGCGCTCTACGCCGAGCGGCTGATGGACGAGCTCGGCCACCTCGACGACCCCGCGGACCGGCTCGGCATGCTCGACGCGCAGAGCTTCCGCGCGGCCCGGGTCATCGTGGACATCGGGATGCACCTCGAGCTGGAGATCCCCGAGGACAACCCGTTCGGCTTCCACCCGGGCGAGACGTGGACCCCCGACCTCGGCTTCGAGTTCATGCGCGAGCACTGCGCGATGGAGGAGGCCTTCATCCGGTTCGAGGTCAACCGCTACCTCGGCTGGCCGGGCCAGGCGCCGTCCTACAAGGTCGGCGAGCGGATCTGGCTCGACGCCCGGGCGCAGGCGCAGGCGCGCGCCGGCGACGGCTTCGACCTCAAGACCTTCCACCGGCAGGCGCTCGACCTGGGCTGCCTGGGACTGGACCCGCTGCAGAAGGCGCTGGCGCGGCTGTGA
- a CDS encoding extracellular solute-binding protein gives MKKRALAVALGLATAAPLLGGCGLLGGPDLVIYNAQHEELMTEIVPLFEEQTGLDVELRNGKDLELANQLVAEGEDSPADVFLTENSPAMSIVDNAGLFTGVSEDALAPIPEQYVPSSQNWTGILARSTVVMFNTDQATAADMPASILEFAEPEWKDRISFSPTGADFQAIVSAVLESEGEEATAAWLEGLAENGLELENNLVVMQSVDAGEVEAGIAYHYYWYRDQQESGTDSDSSELYFIGDQDPGAFVSISGAGVLASSEQQENAQRFVEFLTSTEGQQAMADSYALEYPLNPEATLDPAVKPFDELEPPEIDPATLNGPKVTELMTEAGLL, from the coding sequence GTGAAGAAGCGCGCCCTCGCCGTGGCCCTCGGCCTCGCCACCGCCGCCCCCCTGCTCGGCGGTTGCGGCCTGCTGGGGGGACCCGACCTCGTCATCTACAACGCCCAGCACGAGGAGCTGATGACCGAGATCGTGCCGCTGTTCGAGGAGCAGACCGGCCTCGACGTCGAGCTCCGCAACGGCAAGGACCTCGAGCTCGCCAACCAGCTGGTCGCCGAGGGCGAGGACTCCCCCGCCGACGTCTTCCTGACCGAGAACTCACCCGCGATGAGCATCGTCGACAACGCCGGCCTCTTCACCGGCGTCTCCGAGGACGCGCTCGCGCCCATCCCGGAGCAGTACGTCCCCAGCTCGCAGAACTGGACCGGCATCCTGGCCCGCTCCACCGTCGTCATGTTCAACACCGACCAGGCGACCGCGGCGGACATGCCGGCCTCGATCCTGGAGTTCGCCGAGCCGGAGTGGAAGGACCGGATCTCCTTCTCGCCCACCGGCGCCGACTTCCAGGCGATCGTGAGCGCGGTGCTGGAGTCCGAGGGCGAGGAGGCCACCGCCGCCTGGCTCGAGGGCCTGGCCGAGAACGGCCTGGAGCTGGAGAACAACCTCGTCGTCATGCAGAGCGTCGACGCCGGCGAGGTCGAGGCCGGGATCGCCTACCACTACTACTGGTACCGCGACCAGCAGGAGTCCGGGACCGACTCCGACTCCTCCGAGCTCTACTTCATCGGCGACCAGGATCCGGGCGCCTTCGTCAGCATCTCCGGCGCCGGTGTCCTCGCCAGCAGCGAGCAGCAGGAGAACGCCCAGCGCTTCGTGGAGTTCCTCACCAGCACCGAGGGACAGCAGGCGATGGCCGACTCCTACGCCCTGGAGTACCCCCTCAACCCCGAGGCCACCCTCGACCCCGCCGTCAAGCCGTTCGACGAGCTCGAGCCTCCGGAGATCGACCCCGCGACGCTCAACGGCCCCAAGGTCACCGAGCTCATGACCGAGGCAGGTCTGCTCTGA
- a CDS encoding ABC transporter permease has translation MIPLGFVGVYTVLIGPAEAWELIARPRVGLLLWNTVRLALGAMLLSAVLGVGLAFLVERTDVPGKRLWHGLLVAPLAIPAFVNSYAWVSLDRSVMGYGGALLVITLSYYPLVYLPVVASLRGLDPALEETAWSLGQDRWRSFRTVVLPQLRPALLGGMLLVGLHLLAEFGALQLLRFPTFTTAIYDLYGSTFNGAAANMIAGVLVLCCLLLLLAELKLRGPARLARVGGGTARAAVPVRLGAARLPALAGLATLVALSVGVPTYALVHWLRVGSSTEFPLAELAEAAGSTIALAGAGAVVTTVLALPVAWLAVRHRGALSTIIERSTYVANALPGIVVALALITVSLRLAPGIYQTALLLLLAYAVLFLPRAVVSVRAGLEQAPLVLDDVARSLGLGPIQTARRVTLPVIAPSLGAGAALVFLAIATELTATLMLSPIGTDTLATSFWSASSDLRYGAAAPYALLLVLISVPATVLLMRQERMVP, from the coding sequence GTGATCCCGCTCGGCTTCGTCGGCGTCTACACCGTCCTCATCGGGCCGGCCGAGGCCTGGGAGCTGATCGCCCGGCCACGCGTGGGGCTGCTGCTCTGGAACACCGTGCGGCTGGCGCTCGGCGCGATGCTGCTCTCGGCGGTCCTCGGCGTCGGGCTGGCGTTCCTGGTCGAGCGCACCGACGTCCCCGGCAAGCGGCTCTGGCACGGCCTGCTCGTCGCCCCGCTGGCGATCCCCGCCTTCGTCAACAGCTATGCCTGGGTCTCCCTGGACCGCTCGGTGATGGGGTACGGCGGCGCTCTGCTGGTCATCACGCTCTCCTACTACCCCCTGGTCTACCTCCCGGTGGTCGCCTCGCTCCGTGGCCTCGACCCGGCGCTCGAGGAGACGGCCTGGTCGCTGGGCCAGGACCGGTGGCGCTCGTTCCGCACCGTGGTCCTGCCGCAGCTGCGCCCCGCACTGCTCGGCGGCATGCTGCTGGTCGGCCTCCACCTGCTCGCCGAGTTCGGGGCCCTGCAGCTGCTGCGCTTCCCGACCTTCACGACCGCCATCTACGACCTCTACGGCTCGACCTTCAACGGTGCGGCGGCCAACATGATCGCCGGCGTCCTCGTCCTCTGCTGCCTGCTGCTGCTCCTCGCCGAGCTCAAGCTGCGCGGACCGGCCCGGCTGGCGCGGGTCGGCGGCGGCACCGCCCGGGCGGCGGTGCCCGTACGGCTCGGGGCCGCGCGGCTGCCGGCCCTCGCCGGCCTCGCCACGCTCGTGGCGCTGTCCGTGGGGGTGCCGACGTACGCCCTGGTGCACTGGCTGCGGGTGGGCTCGTCGACGGAGTTCCCGCTGGCCGAGCTGGCCGAGGCCGCCGGCTCGACGATCGCCCTGGCCGGCGCGGGTGCCGTGGTGACGACCGTGCTCGCGCTCCCGGTCGCCTGGCTCGCGGTCCGCCACCGCGGCGCGCTGTCGACGATCATCGAGCGGAGCACGTACGTCGCCAACGCGCTGCCCGGCATCGTGGTGGCGCTGGCGCTGATCACGGTCAGCCTGCGCCTGGCGCCCGGGATCTACCAGACCGCCCTCCTCCTGCTCCTGGCGTACGCCGTCCTCTTCCTCCCCCGCGCGGTCGTCTCGGTCCGCGCCGGCCTGGAGCAGGCGCCGCTGGTGCTCGACGACGTCGCCCGCAGCCTGGGCCTCGGGCCGATCCAGACCGCCCGCCGGGTCACGCTGCCGGTGATCGCGCCGAGCCTGGGCGCCGGGGCCGCGCTGGTGTTCCTGGCGATCGCCACCGAGCTGACCGCGACGCTGATGCTCTCGCCGATCGGCACCGACACCCTGGCGACGAGCTTCTGGTCGGCCTCCTCCGACCTGCGCTACGGCGCGGCCGCCCCCTACGCGCTGCTGCTCGTGCTGATCTCCGTCCCTGCGACCGTGCTGTTGATGCGGCAGGAGAGGATGGTGCCGTGA
- a CDS encoding ABC transporter ATP-binding protein, protein MSTVSVRGVHHAFGEVRAVDGVDLVVPQGSLTAVLGPSGCGKTTLLRLIAGFLQPQSGTIAFDDRVVAGEGRSVPPQERRVGYVPQEGALFPHLDVAANIGFGLPRAERRSDRITEMLDLVELPAAYASRGPHELSGGQQQRVALARALAPRPSVVLLDEPFSSLDASLRASTGRAVARALHAADATAVLVTHDQDEALSLADQVAVMRSGRLVQAARPRELYRSPGDADVARFVGGAAILPATVAGDVATFALGRAPVHGHVADGPTQVVVRPEQVAIGDGGHDARVDEVSFYGHDAAVRLDLLPDGPTLVARVPGLLAPEPGSEVAVRVTGEVHCLPA, encoded by the coding sequence GTGAGCACGGTGTCGGTGCGTGGAGTGCACCACGCCTTCGGTGAGGTCCGGGCGGTCGACGGCGTCGACCTGGTGGTTCCCCAGGGATCGCTGACCGCCGTCCTCGGCCCGTCCGGTTGCGGCAAGACGACGCTGCTGCGGCTGATCGCCGGGTTCCTGCAGCCCCAGTCCGGGACCATCGCCTTCGACGACCGGGTGGTCGCCGGGGAGGGCCGGTCGGTGCCGCCGCAGGAGCGGCGGGTCGGCTACGTCCCCCAGGAGGGCGCGCTCTTCCCCCACCTCGACGTCGCGGCCAACATCGGCTTCGGGCTGCCGCGGGCCGAGCGCCGCTCGGACCGCATCACCGAGATGCTCGACCTGGTCGAGCTGCCGGCGGCGTACGCCTCACGGGGGCCGCACGAGCTCTCGGGCGGCCAGCAGCAGCGGGTCGCGCTGGCCCGCGCGCTGGCGCCACGACCGAGCGTGGTGCTGCTCGACGAGCCGTTCTCCTCCCTCGACGCCTCGCTGCGCGCGAGCACCGGCCGGGCCGTCGCGCGGGCGCTGCACGCTGCCGACGCGACCGCGGTCCTGGTGACCCACGACCAGGACGAGGCGCTGTCGCTGGCCGACCAGGTCGCCGTGATGCGCAGCGGCCGGCTGGTGCAGGCCGCCCGACCTCGCGAGCTCTACCGTTCCCCGGGCGACGCCGACGTCGCGCGCTTCGTCGGCGGGGCCGCCATCCTGCCCGCGACCGTGGCCGGAGACGTCGCGACCTTCGCGCTCGGGAGGGCACCCGTGCACGGCCACGTGGCCGACGGCCCGACCCAGGTGGTCGTGCGCCCCGAGCAGGTCGCGATCGGCGACGGCGGCCACGACGCGCGGGTCGACGAGGTCTCGTTCTACGGCCACGACGCCGCCGTACGCCTCGACCTGCTGCCGGACGGCCCGACCCTCGTGGCCCGGGTGCCGGGGCTGCTCGCCCCCGAACCGGGCAGCGAGGTGGCGGTCCGGGTGACCGGCGAGGTGCACTGCCTGCCGGCCTGA
- a CDS encoding Maf family protein, with translation MTTLVLASQSPARLQTLRNAGIDPVVIVSGVDESQVSGLAPAELALQLAELKCAAVATRDDLPAGSLVLGCDSVLELGGEALGKPEDATDAVRRWQAMRSRSGVLHTGHALRDSANGHVAAATASTTVHFADLSDGEIDAYVATGEPLHVAGAFTVDGLGGAFVTGIEGDHHNVVGLSLPLLRDMVAELGHAWTDLWARPTS, from the coding sequence GTGACCACGCTGGTCCTCGCCTCCCAGTCCCCCGCCCGCCTGCAGACCCTGCGCAACGCCGGGATCGACCCTGTCGTCATCGTCTCGGGCGTCGACGAGTCGCAGGTCTCCGGCCTCGCCCCCGCCGAGCTGGCGCTGCAGCTCGCCGAGCTCAAGTGTGCGGCGGTCGCGACCCGCGACGACCTGCCCGCCGGCTCCCTGGTGCTCGGGTGCGACTCGGTGCTCGAGCTGGGCGGGGAGGCGCTCGGGAAGCCCGAGGACGCCACGGACGCCGTACGCCGGTGGCAGGCGATGCGCTCCCGCTCCGGCGTGCTCCACACCGGCCACGCGCTGCGCGACTCGGCGAACGGGCACGTCGCGGCCGCGACCGCCTCGACGACCGTCCACTTCGCCGACCTGTCCGACGGGGAGATCGATGCCTACGTCGCGACCGGGGAACCCCTCCACGTCGCCGGGGCCTTCACCGTCGACGGCCTCGGGGGTGCGTTCGTCACCGGCATCGAGGGCGACCACCACAACGTGGTCGGCCTCAGCCTTCCGCTGCTGCGCGACATGGTGGCGGAGCTGGGTCACGCGTGGACCGATCTCTGGGCCCGGCCGACTAGCTGA
- a CDS encoding nuclear transport factor 2 family protein: MTAGRGRVAHHVAAFDEAVASGDWASFATRFAEDAVLDFVGVPAGPFVGRAAIAAAYDAQPPTDTMDLLGVETDGDVDVARFVWRAGGTGTMRFTWRDGTIARLVVAFDA, from the coding sequence GTGACCGCAGGCCGGGGCCGGGTCGCCCACCACGTCGCCGCCTTCGACGAGGCGGTGGCCTCGGGCGACTGGGCGAGCTTCGCGACCCGGTTCGCCGAGGACGCGGTCCTCGACTTCGTCGGGGTGCCCGCCGGCCCGTTCGTGGGTCGCGCCGCGATCGCGGCGGCGTACGACGCGCAGCCGCCGACCGACACCATGGACCTCCTCGGCGTCGAGACCGACGGCGACGTCGACGTGGCCCGCTTCGTGTGGCGCGCGGGAGGCACCGGCACCATGCGCTTCACCTGGCGGGACGGGACGATCGCCCGCCTGGTCGTCGCCTTCGACGCCTGA